Genomic window (Chryseobacterium sp. H1D6B):
TGGATAATTGTTCGGGTGTTGTAGGACCAGACGGACAATGTATAACTGGTGGTGCTGGGGATCCAGGAGACTTTCCTTATCCAGGAGGCGGAGGCGGGACTCCTGAAATACCATTAGAAAACCCGTGCACTAAGTTAGGGGCTCAGACAGCAGATGTTGCTTTTAAATCAAAAACTGATTTTTTAAAAACAAAATTCAATGATTCTAATGAAAGTGGTTTTAGAGTAGGAAGCCCCGTTCCCGGATCTGGGCAGACAGGAAATCAGTATCAGCAATTAAGCAATAAACCAGGGACTAATAATCTTGATTTCAAAATATTTAACACAACAAATGGAATAATGCACTCTCACTATGACGTTTTAATTCCTATATTTTCACCCGGAGATATTAATCTGTTTATACAGCTGCTTCAGAATGCACAGGCTAATAATATTCCTTTGAGTGAAGTATTTCTTTCTGTAGTTACCAGCCAGGGAGTATACCAGTTAAGAGGAGACGGCATTAATGTTGATAATTTGACTATGTATACGGATAATCAAATAGAAACCTTTAATGGTATATATTCAGGAATGATAGGTAGTCCTAATATTTCAAAAGAAGATCTGCAAAAAGGATTTTTAAAATTCATGAAGGAAAATATGAATATAGATGGAGCAAAACTTTACGAAACAAGCACTTCAGGAGATAATAAAGAGCTGTACCTAAACGGCAATAATAATTTAGCAAGTGCAACCTGCCCATAACAAAAAAATAAAGCAATGAAAAAAATATTAGCAATATTATTGATTTTAAGTATTAATTCTATTTCGGCGCAGCAGATATTTCCGCTGAATACAAGTAAAATAGATTATTCTAACGGAGATTATTACAAAGATTTGGACGGGGAACTTAACCCGTACACTGGAACATGGAAAGGAACATGGGAAGGTAAAACGCTGTACCTTGAATTAAGAAAAATAAAAAAAAGATTTACATCAACTTCCGGTAATTATTTCGATTCTGATCAAATAGTAGGCGAACGTAAAGTAATATCTTCTGCCGGGGCTGTTGAAGTTGACAGGATAATCGGTTTTGATGAATCTGCTTCGGAGTTTTTAGGTATTTTTGGACAGTACAATAATTTTTCACAAAAATATCTATTATTCCAGCCTAGAAATATGTGTAATGCTACTGCTAATGTAAATGTAACTTTCAGTAATGCAGAAAAAACACAATTGATTTTACATTTTCAAGAAAACCCTGGGATTCTCACAGAGTCCTGCCATCTTTATAATCAACTGGCAGATGGAAAAGGATTTCCGTTTAATTTTCCCAAAGACATCGTTTTAACAAAACAATAATATAATAGTTCTAATAAATAATAAAAGTCAATAATAATATTCCAGAATACATTTTAGAAAACCAGCAGGAATATATCAGTCTTTTAAAAGAGCAGATAGAAGTCTTAAAAGAAGAAAACAAGAAATTAAAATCATAAAAAATATTCTGTTTCTGCCTTAGGAAACAAGATAATAAATACAAAATACCGCTTCCTTGGAAGCGGTATTTTTGTTGAGATAGATTTCAATTAATCGAAGAAAAATAAAAGCTTAACTAAACTTTTTCAAAGCCTCAGCACTCACCGGCGTGAAAAAATTAATTAAATTTCCATCCGGATCGCAGAACAAAAGCGATCTGTTGCCCCAAGGCATTGTCGTAGGCGTCTGGATAATATTGTTTGTTATACCTTTAATTCTTTCGTATTCAGCGTCTACATCAGCAACAAGAAATTCTATGATGCTGTTTTTGCTGCCTGTGGATGCTGTTAAATTTTCTCCGAACAGTTTCATAGTACGGCTACTTCCTATGGCAAGGGTGATGGAGTCTGTCGAAAGTTCAGCAAAATCTTCGGTATACCATTGAGCTGTTAATCCAACTGCTTTTTCATAGAATTCAACGGATTGTTTGATGTCTTTTGTGATAAGTCTTAATGAAGCTAATTTCATATGGTCTGATATTTATATTTACATAATTTTAAACAAAAGTAATGCAGAGCCGTGACAACAGCTTGTCAGGAGATTTGATACTGACTGTGATTTTTAATTTAGGAAATATGTAATATTTCAGCGGATAAGATTGTCCTTTAATTAACCTATGAATACTACTAAAAACATTTTCTTCTCACTGGGCTTAGCTTTGTCAGGAGGTACGGCAGCAGGGCAGGAGATCCCGAAATCATTGACTAACACCGTCTGGAAACAGCAGGGCTACGACAGGGTTTTGGAAATAAAAGATTCTACCTATTCATACTATAACATCAACAGTGTAGCGTGTAAGGCTCTGGCAGAAGGCATTTTTAACGGCCGTTTCCGGGTAGTATCTTCAAAAAAAGGACAGCTGGTTTTAAATCCTGGAGGCATCGTCAACTATAACTTTACACCAGTTGATCCGCTTTCGTCAAAATGTACAGGAGAACCAAAAAAAGAAATGTCTTATCAAAAGAACTTTCAGGTGTTTTGGGAAACGTTTAATGATAATTACGCCTTTTTTAAAGAACGGAATGTAGACTGGAAAGCAATTTACAGCCAGTATTTTCCATTGGTTCAGGATGCAAAGACCGATCAGCAATTTGCCGGGATCTTAAAGGAGATCATAGGAAAACTGAAGGACGGCCATATCCGCCTTGATCTTCCTGATGCTTTGAAGGACAAACCTGCTCCTGCAGCAGCTGTTTCTGGAACTGTACGTACAAGACAGGCTTTATTGTCAGATTTAAAAACAAAATATGCCAAAGATTTGAAATCTTACAACGGAGGGGTACTGGAGTGGGGATTTTTAAAAGACAGTAAAACCGGATATATCTTAATTACAGATATGAATAATTTTGCAGACTATTTTCCCGGAGACCAGCAGAACACAAAAGAATTCAGCGCTTTGTATGATAAAGTGAGTGAATCTAAAACTCCCCAGCAGATGTTTGATGATGAACTGGCAGGAACTGAAAAGATCATGAAAACTGTACTTGAGGATCTGAACGGGGCATCTTCGGTGGTCATTGATCTTCGTTTTAATGGCGGCGGGTATGAAACGGTAGCCTTAAAACTTTTAAGTTATTTTGTGAAATCTAAAAAGAAAGTGCTTTCCATCACTGCAAAAACCAGTACAGGATTCACCCCGAAACAGGATTATACTTTATAT
Coding sequences:
- a CDS encoding S41 family peptidase — translated: MNTTKNIFFSLGLALSGGTAAGQEIPKSLTNTVWKQQGYDRVLEIKDSTYSYYNINSVACKALAEGIFNGRFRVVSSKKGQLVLNPGGIVNYNFTPVDPLSSKCTGEPKKEMSYQKNFQVFWETFNDNYAFFKERNVDWKAIYSQYFPLVQDAKTDQQFAGILKEIIGKLKDGHIRLDLPDALKDKPAPAAAVSGTVRTRQALLSDLKTKYAKDLKSYNGGVLEWGFLKDSKTGYILITDMNNFADYFPGDQQNTKEFSALYDKVSESKTPQQMFDDELAGTEKIMKTVLEDLNGASSVVIDLRFNGGGYETVALKLLSYFVKSKKKVLSITAKTSTGFTPKQDYTLYPAQKEFDKPVYLLLGPSTASAAEIFALGALDYPNITRIGSRTSGIFSEILWKELPNGWEFSLSNEIYTDKKGKTYEGTGIPVTIEMDYPRKHPDFNKSFYPDEIFRDKALDKVLELEKLRK
- a CDS encoding VOC family protein, which translates into the protein MKLASLRLITKDIKQSVEFYEKAVGLTAQWYTEDFAELSTDSITLAIGSSRTMKLFGENLTASTGSKNSIIEFLVADVDAEYERIKGITNNIIQTPTTMPWGNRSLLFCDPDGNLINFFTPVSAEALKKFS
- a CDS encoding DUF6705 family protein — encoded protein: MKKILAILLILSINSISAQQIFPLNTSKIDYSNGDYYKDLDGELNPYTGTWKGTWEGKTLYLELRKIKKRFTSTSGNYFDSDQIVGERKVISSAGAVEVDRIIGFDESASEFLGIFGQYNNFSQKYLLFQPRNMCNATANVNVTFSNAEKTQLILHFQENPGILTESCHLYNQLADGKGFPFNFPKDIVLTKQ